A window of Bos indicus x Bos taurus breed Angus x Brahman F1 hybrid chromosome 20, Bos_hybrid_MaternalHap_v2.0, whole genome shotgun sequence genomic DNA:
TAATAATCCATCACAATTCATTTAAAGGAAAGCTGCTCAAAGCAGAACCCAGAAAGTTCCTGACTTAATTGGAAAACCTAGGAATGCACCTGATATTTACTTCTGGGACACAAATTGTATACATAACCACACACTTAAAAACTTATTCATCTGTTTCACTTATTACTCAGTTCAttcagaatattcttttttttgacAATCACTGTAATTCATTACATACTAAAAATAACACCATATTTAtgcacaaataaattaattttcccAGTAAGAGCTAATCTTCCTTTAAGAAGATTCCCCACATATTCACAGTACATAATATCACAGAACACCCATATCTGGCCTAAATGTCTCTGAATTGTAGCATTACAAGATGGAAGTTCGTTGTTCCTGATAATTCGATTGAGTTTTGCCCAAATGTCTTCCAGAGTCTGGTTGTTACAAATAGTGTGTTCTATTGTCCATCTTGCTCTATAAAATGAGTGCAAATTTAGTGCCTTTAGATTATCTTGCAGTTTTTTAGACAAAGGAGAAACATTTTCAGTACAGTTACTGCTGGGAAGTGATGATACACTCCAAGACCTTTTTTTGTgccgtttttctttttctgcatgtTTCTCCAGACTTTCAGAATTAGCCTGTTCATTCAGCGTGTGTGATTGGATTAAgtgcttctttcttttcaaattaggctgaaactccaacagaTCTACTGTGCAATCATAACTCTGTGATTTAATACTACATTCTGAAATGGCTAAGTACTGTCTCACATCTTCagctgcctcttcagaaatcccAGGCGGTGACCTTTTAGGTTTGAGTGGAAGTCTGGACTCATCACGTGGAAACCAAGGAATAAATCTCAATAGCGGACGTGTAGGAAAGTCTTGAATtgctttctctgcaatttttggcAGTTGTGTGGGATCACTCTCATATGGTCGATAATGTAATATTACTTCTGTAGTCATTCTGCAGTAATCCTTCTATTCTTAATGAAGAGAAAATTTCTTAGCTGAGCTCCTCAGAGCTAGAATGTAATTTATAATTACAAGactctctctctttccaaatCAGAGGTAAACAGGACCTAAAGTAGAAGTATTACAAAGAATAAGATATGGTAGGGAGAGCCTATATACAGATaggcagggaaaaaaagaaaaaaaacaaaccaattcTAATATGATATTTATCAGAGTGCTACTGATAAATGTGAATGCAGTCCACAAAACTGGAAGTCCTTTCTCTCAAGAAAATAAGGAATCTGGATTACATACCCTTAACATCCTTTTAGCCTAAAAGTTCTAACAATCAACATATTTAACTGAACAGATGTAACAGATTTGGAAGTACtgatattaacatattaatatataatcaacactatagcaaaaacaaaaagtaaattaagatttttaaaatacttgagtcatatgaggagaaggcaatggcaccccactccagtactactgcctggaaaatcccacggaggagaagcctggtaggctgcagtccatggggtcgctaagagtcgcacacgactgagcgaccacgactgagcgacttcactttcacttttcactttcatgctttggagaaggaaatggcaacccactccagtgttcttgcctggagaatcccatggacaggggagcctggcgggctgccgtctatggggtcacacagagttggacacgactgaagcgacttagcagcagcagcagcagagtcataTGAAGATAATGAACAAAAATGCAATAGTACTTAAAAATCTGAGATGTGAATTGAGGACAATGAAAATCACTGTAATTTTTAATCTACCTTGAAGAAAATGGATCCTCTCATACTTTAAAATTacatgaattctaccaaatataatacttaaatgattttatttcattctcagaAGTAAACACTTGAAGtgcaaatgaaaacatgaaaatggtttaaccttttattttaatcagaCTAGGTAGGAACTGGTTTCATGACAAAGTCTCATCTATATAATTGGGGCATTTAAGCAGTGTCAAAACCTTAGTAGCTTGGCTCCTGAATTCCAATTGGGAGGATGAACAAGAAGGCTAGAgctttacttttttcctcttaGAACACAGAAGTCTTCAAGTTACACCAAATTAAGTCATCAAAAGTAAGTGCCAGTACACAACACACAGGTTCAATAatgcagcaagaatactggagggggttgccatttcctcctccagggaatcttccccacccaggaactgaacccaggtctcttgcattgcaggcagactctttactgactgagctatgagggaagccctagcacagccataaataaataaaattttaaaaacaaacaaaaaagaggttGAATCATTTCTTCCAAAAATCATCAGAGAACTACTTGATGACGTTCTCCCGTTGCCACGATGACTGTGAGTGGAGGCTCCATGTCATGATGTCACAACACTCATTTGACCAATGTTCTGAAAAGTCAAAAGTAACCAATCTCATAATGATTCTTTTCTCTACTGTTAATGTTCACTAACAGATTTGACAACTGTTAAATTCAAAATGACTGTGATTCTTAACATCCATTTTCAACATGGTTCTaaatatagatagcatattctttTATTACTTAataatgcttttagtttttcttctttccatttttacatTTCAAGATATGACATTGAGAATTCTTTCACTGTTGTCTGAACTTACTCAGTGTTGTATTCCAGGGACACTGAAGTTGTGAGAATGccttaatattttacatattaaactGATATATTTGGCATTCAATGATTAGAACTTGTGAAAATTCTTGGATAAATAGGACAATGGAGAAAATGGGTCCAAAGAGCTTTAAGAAAGCTGAAACTGACGTGACTTTCAAATAACTTGTCCTTTTAGGTTGCCAAAATACTCCTTCCCAGGAAccttctgtttttgaaaataaaaaatacctggGAAAGACCACTGTAGCAGCCTGAAAAGACAATGGCAGTTAGCCTCCACATCACTGGAAtttatccttgaatgtgtataaAATGACATCTAGTAGCTAACAGAACTTCTCCAAATTTCCATCAAAATACTAAGGGAATAGGAGCATTTGAAAATGCTCTTTTCTTCATTTGGAGACAACACGGAGTCTTGGAAAGATGAAGGCCCTATGTTGAAATACCACCTCAATCACTTACTAGCTTTGTGATCTGGAAAAAGTTTAACTGAGAGTTAAGCAAtatagtactttggccacctcatgcgaagagttgactcactgaaaagactctgatgctgggagggattaggggcaggagcagaaggggacgacagaggatgagatggctggatggcatcattgactcgatggacgtgagtcttagtgaactccgggagctggtgatggacagggaggcctggcgtgctgcgattcatggggtcgcggagagtcggacacgactgagcgactgaactgaactgaagcaatatATATTCTACATATCTGATATACTGAGCTAAAAAACGTGAcaatctctcttctttctttctttcagaaataaGCCATTTTAGTCCAGGCCATTTGCTCAGGCTAAGCTCACATGTCTTACTGCTATTAGTTAACATTTCAAATTCTTAGTTCCATAGTCAGAGACAGTTCTGATAACCCCAACTATCAGTACATGCTTTTCGTATAAATGAAACCGGTGAGCTTCTGGAATGTCTGATGCTTACAGCATAAGTTAGGGGGTAAGAATCCCTCAAAATGAATACCACAAGAAAGGTTAAATGCAGTTCAGCTGAATTCACATGTCTACCAAGCATCTTCTCAGTTCAGTCCAAGAAGATAATGGTAACCACAAAGTAGTGCGCCCAAGAAATAAGTGCATATGTGGTAgtagaaaacagataaaataaagcTAAAGGCATTCCAAATAAAAGATCTCAGAGAACAATCTAAGATCTCAGGAATTTTGGAGAAAGTATACCCTGCTGGTTCTCTTAAATAATAATCCAATCAAATCATCAAACTTACTCAAAACTGTATGctgtatacagaaaatgaaaattgataCGAATTTTCCCATACACAATACTCTGAAGTAAACTGCAGTGAGTTTTAACAAACCTAAATTATATGTTGTAGTACTACGCATTTCTAAATGCTTGGCACAATACTAGTCTAATTTCACAGGTAAAGCTGAAGCCTGGTAAATTTGTCACTGCCGAATGAAGAGACGAGACAGGAGGAAAAACCACTTTAGATTAATCATCTCGGTTCACAAAGGGCTCTCCCCGGGTAGAGTGGGAACTTCAGCATCTGCGGCTAAAATCTGTTTGGTGGCTTCAGCAACATTTACCAGGTATCTATTTCATTCcaagtggaggaggaaatggcaacccactccaggattcttgcctggaaaatcccatggataaagagcctggcgggctatagtctatggagttgcaaagagtcggacatgactggctGACTGAGCACGCATATTCCATCCAGTCGCAGGGAGGAGAGGGGGTCTCAAACCTAAAAAGCGAAGAAGAAAATAGCTTCCTCTCGCTCCACGGCAAGAAACTGAACAGGAGGGCGAGCACTGACTGTTTAAGAAGGACGAGGTCTACATCCCAGGGGTCATGTCTACGTACCAAAAGCTGCAAGAACTAGTGAGAAAAGGGGAGAACACAGTGTAGAGAGAACCGGGTTCGCAAAAATTTACCTTTCAGGGCCAGCAGGTGCTCCTGCTTGGGGGGATTCACCTCCATTTTGACCGGCACTTTGAACCCACTGCCTACGGAGGCTGAAGAGGTTCACTTAGCTCGGAAGAAAACAGAAAGCGCACGTTCCGGAAGACAGGGCATCACATTCCCAATCGTTTGTTCTCTGCCGGTGGTACCTTAAATTCTCTTCTTACCACGTCCTTTAGCGACTCAATGGCTTCTTTTTACCAAAGCCATCTCTTGCCTCTTAGCGACTTATACATAAAATACTTCTCTATTTTCCAGCCACAATCACAAACCGCGACTTCAAGAAATCACTCCTCGGAGACAATACAGGCCCTGCAAATACCTTCATCGCTCAGTAAATGCTGTAGATGGGGCATGCTGGGATTTGTAGTTCAAAAGCCGCATGGCATGCAGGGAGATGCAGTCCCCTTTCGTCCAGTCCATTTTCCAAATGGGGAGAAAAGGTCGTAAGTGGAGCAAGAATTTCACCCCAAAACCTTACTTCTGTTTTAGCCccttattttttgctttaattttactCCTCCCATCAATCTGATGGAAGTCTGAGGGAGAAAATCTCCAGActcttcaataaaaataacaaagctcCCACTCGCAAGCCTGTGCTGGCGTGAAGAGGTGCGAGGAAGCCGCCTCCGCGACGCCCGGCGTCGTAGTGCGCCTGTGCGCCAGCGGCAAGCGCCGAGGCTTCTGGGTAGGTGGCTTTACCCCGCCCCTCATGTGAAGGCCTTCTCGGCTGCTTCAGTGGCGAGGCTCCTTCTAGGATGGCTGCTCTGGTTGTAAACAAGCCTGGAGCGGGACTAGACAGTGGTCGTCAGGGCAGCCGGGGGACGGCCGTGGTGAAGGTGAGGGACCTTGCGTGCTCTGTTCTCCGCCATCGGCCTCCCTTCGGTTCATCCCGGAGATCTGGCTTTTTTTTGGGCGGGTTGCGCGGACTCGGGTCCCTCTCGGCTTTACAAGCCTATGCTTCCCCTCCGGATCTTTATCCCTGCAGGCCTGAGGTTACCGGGTCTCCTGGTCATTCTAGTCCTTTGTAGTCGCCAACGGGGACTTTTGTGAAAAGGAGCCTATGGGCCTGTGAGAGTGACCTGGGCTGATCTTTCCCCAGGCCTTCTGTTTTTAGCTAAACCCAGCAGACATTAATAagcttatttttatgaaattgatCCATTATAATTGACAGATACTATTTTAGATATTTCACCTCTTCAATATCTATTTATAAAGTAATTGTTGATTCTagttttacaagtgaggaaactcaGGTTTCGGTTAACACTGTAGCTGAGCCAGAGTTGACTGCTCTAAAGTATTCTTTTCGTTACTGCACTACATCTTTTTAATCAGACCTCTGTTATTGGTTGACCTGCCCTCTCCTCTTTTGCTAGTACGGGTGTTCAACAACCCCGTTAATGCTCGGGAATATGAATTACCCTATGTTTGAAGTTTCAAATTCTGCCATGTTTAAATGCTCCAAAATGGGTTTACCAAAAATTCAGCTGAAATAACTGTAGAATCCACTTTTCCGTATATAGATAGATCTGGAAGGGAGAACTGATCTTAATAACCTTCAGAATCCCCTGTAATCTCGGATAGTGGTTGGTAATTCTTATTCCTGGCTACATATTactgaggacttaaaaaaaaacaacacacaaacgATTTAATCCCCCAGTTACGCTTAAGTTGATATCAGTATATTTTTTTGCATTCCCAGAATGCTTTTAATGTGCAACTAGGGTTCAAAACCGTTGGAGGAGATATCTGAAATTCTTTTAAGATCTTGAGTAATAGGCACCTGTGGTTTTTCATCTAATGTTGGTTTCACATGACAACGAATGATACATTTTTGCCTTCAACTGTGTTATCAATCAGTATTGGTGGTTGTTGATTCgtctttaaatattaataaagttaTTTTGAAGATACATAGCATGTCTGAGATGTGAAGGTGCCCTCATTATTTGGCTTGTATGGTtgagattttatttattgaattgtGCTTTTTCTAAGTAGAGAATACCTGAAGATTATTTTGTGAAATAACTTGAAATAAGAAGTAATAGGAATGTATGTTactactgtctctgcttttgttacCTTGTTTGtcttaaaatctgaaaaatatgccAAAACCTGATGTAACTCCAGTTTATTAAAGCATAGAGTTTGGTAAATTAGAGGctctttttgttaattttcatttttatatgtaaacGTGACTGAGGTGTGCAGTAGGATAGTCCTTTTTGGCAAGATCCTCATGCTATAATTTGTAAcataaattacaaattaaattaaaaaaaaatctcatggccATTGTTATAGATGAAAGTAAGAAGTGTTTATTGGAAGGTAAAAGTTGAAGTATATAATGCTAATGTTTGCATATATAAAATGACTTCCTGCTTTATGAACGAGTTGATATTGATAGTTTTCTTGTTAGGAAAAACAGACAGAAATtggatataaaattatttatgttcaCAAAAGAATAGTGagctgccttcagttcagttcagttcagtcgctcagtcgtgtctgactgtttgcgaccccatgaatcgcagcacgccaggcctccctgtccatcaccaactcctggagtttacccaaactcacgtccattgagttggtgatgccatccaaccatctcatcctctgttgttcccttctcctcctgcccccaatccctcccagcatcagagtcttttccaatgagtcaactctttgcatgagtggccaaagtattggagtttcagcttcaacatcagtccttccaatgaacacccaggactgatctcctttaggatggactggttggatctccttacagttcaagggattctcaagagtcttctccaacaccacagttcaaaagcatcaattctttggcgctcagccttcttcacagtccaactctcacatctgtacatgaccacaggaaaaaccatagccttgactagacaaacctttgttggcaaagtaatgtctctgcttttgaattatgctatctaggttggtcataactttccttccaaggagtaagcgtcttttaatttcatggctgcaatcaccatctgcagtgatttggagcccagaaaaataaagtctgacactgtttccactgtttccccatctatttcccatgaagggaccagatgccatgatctttgttttctgaatgttgagctttcagccaactttttcactcccatctttgactttcatcaagaggctttttagttcctcttcactttctgccataagggtggtgtcatctgcatatctgaggttattgatatttctccaggctgTCTTGattcttgtgtttcttccagtccagcgtttttcatgatgtactctgcacataagttaaataagcagagtgacaatatacagccttgacgtactccttttcctatttggaaccagtctgttgttccatgtccagttctaactgttgcttcctgaccttagTCCTTTGAAAATATGGccttctttattaaaatttaatttacatgtGGTAAGTTTGAAGCCCTCTTTGGCATATTGTGAAGTTTGTAAAACTAAGAGCTTTTTTCCTATCTAGAACTTAATTTCTTATGCTGTTAGCCACAATTCCTATTCataaatactgaagaaaaaaatttcttactCTATTATTTACTGAGATGATGCAAAATAGTCTAGTAACTTGGTTTACTAGAATTTTTACTAAAATTCAATGGAATTTTGCTAGtgctttttgaaaaaaaactATGGTAGTAACATGAataatgatgctgttaaagataCAGGATctgaatgaaaaaagtaaaattttaatttggttCTTTGGAGTTTTGTCATCTATAATGGTAATATATTATGGTGTCTCTATAGTgagaacatttatttaaaatgttgcaCTTACTTTGTAATATCTAATTTCTATTGTGAATATCTTTTCTGTAATTTGATatggaagatttttttcttttgttctttttaagtgAAGATATTTAACTGATGCTTTtttactgacttttaaaaaaaatgcaggatAATATGaagtatattgtatatatgtgtgtaaatgtacatatatatatgatttatgtgTAGTTATTCCCCAGCTGTTTCCATTCTTCAAAGAGAACTACAGTTCCAATGTAATGTTTCCTGTGTATCATGCCAGAAAGAAAGTAGGCttgtaaaacaatatatatataaatatatataaaggagagtgaaaaagttggcttaaagctcatcatttagaaaaataatatcatggcatctggtcccatcacttcatggcaagtagatggggaaacagtggaaacagtgtcagactttatttttctgagctccaaccagtccgttctaaaggagatcagtcctgggtgttttttggaaggaatgatgctaacgctgaaactgcaatactttggccacctcatgtgaagagttgactcattggaaaagactctgatgctgggagggattgggggcaggaagagaaggggatgacagaggatgagatggctggatggcattaccgacttgatggacgtgagtttgagtgaactctgggagttggtgatggacagggaggcctggcgtgctgcagttcatggggttgcaaagaattggacatgactgagggactgaactacTAATATTCTCTTTAGCTCCCCAAAGATATATACTTGCAAAACAgtgtatgtaaaaatatatgCCTCCTTTATATCTTCTCCATTATGCAAAAGTTAAATATTCTATATGtcatttttcactttgctttATTGATACGGAATCTTACTGTGTATACATAAAAAGTTTCCTGACTCTTCCTCCCTAGattgcatgtgtgcatatgtgctcagtcatgtctgaccctttgtgaccctgtggactggagcctgtcaggctcctcctccatgggtttctccaggcaagaatactagggtgggttgctgtttcctcctccaggggatctttccaacccaggaatcaaacctcctctccttcatctcctgcattgcaagtggattctttactcatgAGCCATCTGGGAATTAACCCACTAGACTGCATAGTTTTGCAGTACATGAATATTGcttaatttattttctgtgtatatttactttgtttctaatattttgctAATGCAAAAGATGCTTGAAGGGATAATATATAGATATTCTTATACATATGTGATACACTTAGAGGATAAATTCCTGAAAGTAGAATTATTAAGCTATTCACATTGTTGGTAGGTCAAATTGCCTTCCATGGGGGCTATATCAGTCAATAAACAGTTCACAGCAACCAGCAGTTTATCTACTCTCCCACACTTTCATCAGTAGAAAGTGttatcagctttttaaaatataatccgAAAAAAGTATATTGATATAGCTTCAACTGATTTCAAAATGCTTTGAGTGAGAttggacatcttttcatataattAAAGATCTGTTTTCATTGCCTTTTCTGTGAACTATGTGTTACATTTAAGCTTCTTTTGGACCATACTGGGATGCAAGCCAGTCATAAATTATCAGTTTATTTTCAGTGAAAAACATTAACATTTCATGTGCTGACTCCAACTTGATTGTAGAGTTAatattaaagttttactggaTTAAGTCTGATTTTCACTCTGGGTTTTCAGTGTGTGGTTTTTTATTTAACCTTGTAGTATGTATTTGTTGGGGGGTGGTGGTTAGCtgaactgttttaaaatttttattttgttggactTTATTAACCTAAGCACATAGGTGCTTGGTATTTGGAATACCTTGTTCCTGAAGGCTTTGGTCTAACAGGGTAAGGCAGGCTGGAAAGGCAATTAAAGTATTAAAAGTGTTTTGGGTATTGAGATCAACACTTATCCATGGAACATGGGAAGCCTAAGGATAGTGTGTTCACTTAGGAATTTGTTAGTTtattaatgttaaaaaagaatCCCTAGGAAAATGTCTCTTTAGCTGTTTCTTCAGTGTTAACGTAAAGAAAGAGGCAAAAACAGTTTGGTGTGTGCTGTGAACTGCAGGTTATTTGATACAGTTTGAGAATAGaatttgaaagaagagaagcagtaGAACAGGAGCCATACTGCGGCAGGTCACAGATGGTGGTTCTGGAATTTGGGTTACAATCAAACAGTTCAGTGTaggtatgtttaaaaaaattattaaattgtggaaaacttcaaatatataagaaataaccTTCATTGATATAAACATAGTTTGTTGGCTAATTATAAAACAAACTCATGGGCTGAAGAATTAGAATATGCCAATTCTTGTcacccttctttctttttaattgaagtatgccttttttttttttttttacttgaagtatagttgattagtcATCTTTCCTATGACTGACTCCGTGTACTTTCACAAGTCAGGTACCTGTGATTGGAACTAGATAAACAACAAGCTCTCTAACCCAGGGGCATTATTATTAATTGAGAACATGGAATTGAAATGTAAGTCTAACTGCATTCTTACCTTTACATTGTATGATGTAAATGTATGTTAGAAGATACTTGAAAATTACTTATATTCTTGTCTTAACAACTTCTTTATCATTTACCAGGTAAGTTGTCATTCTAGCacatttatcaaattatttttgtcCAAATTAATGATGGGTGTTCTGAGGGTTAGTTAATTGCAGAGAAATTGTTTATGAACCCAGCTTCAGTAGAGTTATATACTGTTAGGTATTCACAAATAACGAATCATGTCATAATTTTCAAAACTTAAGATGTTAACTTACAACATTGTTTTGGTCCTTGACACTTATCCTTCCAAGGAGATTTCACGGTGATGTAATTTTTGTGAGATCTGTCAGATGAAGTGATAAAAGATGATTTAAGATTTTACACCTAGACAGTTTTTTTTCATGGAGGAATAAAGTAACAAGATCGATTCATTAAATAagatcagactttttttttagcctaaaatatttatgcttTAAAGTCATTTAAGGAGCACATATGTTCTTTCCAATTATTAGGTGCTGGAATGTGGAGTTTGTGAAGATGTCTTTTCTTTGCAAGGAGACAAAGTGCCTCGCCTTCTGCTTTGTGGTCATACAGTCTGCCATGACTGTCTCACTCGGCTGCCTCTTCATGGAAGAGCAATCCGTTGCCCTTTTGATCGGCAAGTAACAGAactaggtaggaaaaaaaaatacatataaaattgttCTTGTAATACAAATGTCATGGTAGacagtttctttttgtttgattttaaaaattataaaattctgggagttccctggcagtccagtggttaggactctgtgcttctgctgcaggACGAATGGGATCTTTTCCTGATCGGAAAACATgccaaggtgtggccaaaaaaataaaaagaaacaaaattccaaggaggtttcattttcttttaaaagcagtAGTCCTGAAGCTATAAACTAGCCCATTCTTAGGGACTaactttatttcatcttttaggatttttatatTCAGTACTTATAGATCAATAGTTTTAAGACACCTGAGAAAGATATGCTAATCTTTTCCACTTTCCTGTAAAACAGGGTTTACCTTAGACATGAATAGCCATTAAGGAAAATACAGTTAAGTACTTGGAGTTTCAACATGGTATTTATTGATATCAAAGACAGAAGAATTTTTAGCATTTGATAACTACTAACTATTCTTGTTCTCTGTTAAAATGTGTTTAAAGGTCTGgtggatttttttcagttttttgcatACTTTTCAGACtttgctttatagttttcaaaatgAGTTATTACTATTGGATACCAGATTTGGAAATGACATTTATTAACATTTGAACAGTTATCTTACAACCATAAAttctgtgtttattctttttaatggtggaATTTTCTCCAAAATTAATAGTTTAaggttgtcatttatttttagtttagtaGTACTGTTTAAGACTGTTCAGACTATATATCATGTGGAACACATTTGAAATTAAACCACCAGGAAAACAAGCATGAGTACCCAGATTTTTAGACCAGAAAGCTTTAAAATGCTAAGAAACATTgttgtaaaatgttttcttataagGGTAGGATAGAATGGGTTTTTTAAGATTTTGGTAGTCTTTGATTTAACTAAGTAGTATGCTCATTTGCCAGAAAGCTAATATAAGACAGTGTTAGCATTATTATGGATAGCATTAACTTACCATTACTCAAGAAATAATAAGGTTCGGGGGgagatgtctttatttttacattgtttttattgtccttttattctgtaatttatatatatcataCCATCTTCTTTATATAAAACTGTATAGAAGTAGTAATACTTTGTGAATGTAAGATGgaccctttcttccttttgaaggGCACTGTATCTTCTCTACATAAATACCACAGTGTGGGTTGTTACTACCCTCACTGTGATAACCTAGGAATTCGTGACAGGTAATGGTTAGTGATATCCTAGCTGAAATCAATCAAACCAGTAATTTTGCCTTGAATATAGGTTGTAATTTCTATGTTCTTGTTCAGtgattaagtcatgtccagttctttgtgaccccatggactgcagcacaccaggcttccttgtctttcactatctcctagagtttgctcaaactaatgcccattgagttggtgatgccatccaatcatctcatcctctgttgaggATCTATCTCATCCTCCTCTTCATCTTATCTCATCTTTTTCTGCCtccgctcaatctttcccagcatcagggtcttttctggtgagtTG
This region includes:
- the LOC113879269 gene encoding shieldin complex subunit 3-like; translation: MTTEVILHYRPYESDPTQLPKIAEKAIQDFPTRPLLRFIPWFPRDESRLPLKPKRSPPGISEEAAEDVRQYLAISECSIKSQSYDCTVDLLEFQPNLKRKKHLIQSHTLNEQANSESLEKHAEKEKRHKKRSWSVSSLPSSNCTENVSPLSKKLQDNLKALNLHSFYRARWTIEHTICNNQTLEDIWAKLNRIIRNNELPSCNATIQRHLGQIWVFCDIMYCEYVGNLLKGRLALTGKINLFVHKYGVIFSM